One Thermodesulfobacteriota bacterium DNA window includes the following coding sequences:
- a CDS encoding F0F1 ATP synthase subunit epsilon → MEGKILLDIVTPERSVITEEVNEVTAPGEEGEFGVLPGHTPFITTLKIGEIRYRKNGNPSYLAVNWGFAEVTANRVYILVETAEKAEQIDLKRAEAARARAEERIKKAGKEEIDHARAQAALSRALARIQVASRAR, encoded by the coding sequence GTGGAAGGGAAAATTCTTTTGGATATAGTTACACCAGAAAGGTCTGTAATAACGGAGGAGGTTAATGAAGTAACCGCCCCTGGGGAAGAGGGCGAATTCGGGGTTCTTCCCGGACACACCCCCTTTATTACAACATTGAAAATTGGAGAAATTAGATACCGGAAAAATGGAAACCCAAGCTATCTTGCAGTGAACTGGGGTTTTGCAGAAGTGACAGCCAATAGAGTTTATATCCTGGTTGAGACTGCTGAAAAAGCTGAGCAGATAGATTTAAAAAGGGCTGAAGCAGCCAGAGCCAGAGCAGAAGAGAGAATTAAAAAGGCAGGCAAGGAAGAAATAGACCATGCAAGAGCCCAGGCGGCTTTGAGCAGGGCACTAGCGAGGATCCAGGTTGCTTCAAGGGCGAGATAA